Genomic window (Candidatus Binatia bacterium):
AATTTTTTACCGATTATTATGAGACCGTGCTCAAGCCGGACGAAGTCATCACGGAGCTTTCCGTGCCGCGACTCCCGGCGAACAGCGGCGCGGCGTTTCTCAAATTTCTCCCGCGCACGGCCGACGACTACGCGACCGTCTCGGCCGCGGCCGTCGTGACGTTGGACAAGACGAAAAAGATTATCTCGGATGTCCGCATCGCTCTCGGCAGCGTCGGCACGACGCCGATTCGCGCGCGCGAGGCCGAGGCGGTGCTGCGCGGCCAGCCGGTCAAAGCCGAAGCGCTCCGCGAGGCCGGCGAAAAAGCCAAGCAGGCGGTCGATCCGATCAGCGATTTTCGCGGCTCGGCGGCTTATAAAAAAGAGATGGCCGGAGTATTCGTCCGCCGCGCTCTGGAAAAGGCGCTCGGCGGGTTGGTCAGAATACCCAAGGCGGCGCCGGCCCGTTCGGCGAAGAAGGGTAGAGGCTGACGATGAAATTCAGCCAGCGCGCCGTCATTCCGGTGGGCCGCGAGCCGCTCTGGGAGTTCCTGATGGACGTTCCCAAAGTCGCGCAGTCGCTGCCGGGCGTAGAATCCGTGAGCCAGCTCGACGACACGACGTATCAAGGAACGCTCGCGGTCCGCGTCGGGCCGATCTCGCTCAACCTCCAGGGCAAGATCATTTTAGAGGAGCGCGACCGCGACAAGTGGCGCGCCGCGCTGAGAGCGGAAGCGAACGACCGCAGAGCCGCAGGCGCCGTCAAGGGGAAGACCAGCATGGAGCTCAAAGAGATATCTCCAAAAGAGACGGAGCTGGTGGTCGAGACCGACGTGAATATTTTGGGCAAGATCGGCGAGTTCGGCCAGCCCATCATCCGCAAAAAAGCCGACCAGATGCTGCAGCAGTTCGTCGAAAACATCAAGCGCCAGCTAACTCAGGGTTAGCGGCGTCCGCAGGCTTTTCCTGTCTTGTTGTAATCCGCTCGCGATCGCGTGGTAGCAAGCCTGGCTCAACTGCTTCCGGCTCACG
Coding sequences:
- a CDS encoding xanthine dehydrogenase family protein subunit M, whose amino-acid sequence is MQPFEYRTPKSLKEVQQELKQFGTDGKLIAGGTALIIMMKQRLVQPTCLISLRSVRGLSGIVEKNGDLRIGGGTTHRAVESSPLVRRRLPLLAETYHHVATVRVRNMATVGGGLAHADPNQDPPPTLIALGASLKASSADGSRAIPVEEFFTDYYETVLKPDEVITELSVPRLPANSGAAFLKFLPRTADDYATVSAAAVVTLDKTKKIISDVRIALGSVGTTPIRAREAEAVLRGQPVKAEALREAGEKAKQAVDPISDFRGSAAYKKEMAGVFVRRALEKALGGLVRIPKAAPARSAKKGRG
- a CDS encoding SRPBCC family protein, giving the protein MKFSQRAVIPVGREPLWEFLMDVPKVAQSLPGVESVSQLDDTTYQGTLAVRVGPISLNLQGKIILEERDRDKWRAALRAEANDRRAAGAVKGKTSMELKEISPKETELVVETDVNILGKIGEFGQPIIRKKADQMLQQFVENIKRQLTQG